One stretch of Acidimicrobiales bacterium DNA includes these proteins:
- a CDS encoding DUF58 domain-containing protein produces MPPNPAEPPTAASRQRHLGGTGATAPVVALAVAGLGVASAGDARLGMLVAVLPATVLALDVVVSLQATRRLRIAATVDRSDVVVGDRFTVTLTLTGPRLPVRLALPGGTSSEATVATPPATGPLHGVAEARGVIRTLTLEPVAAGLCAIVTCTRTHHVPLARPLEIGPRPIDPGQPFPDLGGGWGEGAVVQAPAGDVVRGVRAYVPGDRLRQVHWRATARLGELVVKEADEPQAPALHLVVDLGGGGQAGEDAAGRAAWWARQALLRGHPLVMTTVEEGRTVVAPAPVPLAVNRRLARAGPGHPDVPRVPPPARVLLVTAEGDSWR; encoded by the coding sequence GTGCCGCCGAACCCCGCTGAGCCGCCGACGGCGGCCTCCCGCCAGCGCCACCTGGGAGGCACGGGCGCCACCGCCCCGGTGGTCGCCCTGGCCGTCGCCGGCCTCGGCGTGGCCAGCGCCGGCGACGCCCGCCTCGGGATGCTCGTCGCCGTCCTCCCCGCCACCGTGCTGGCGCTGGACGTGGTCGTATCCCTGCAGGCGACCAGGCGGCTCCGCATCGCCGCCACCGTCGACCGCTCCGACGTGGTCGTCGGCGACCGGTTCACGGTGACGCTCACCCTCACCGGCCCCCGGCTCCCGGTGCGCCTCGCCCTCCCCGGCGGGACCTCCTCGGAGGCCACCGTCGCCACCCCTCCCGCCACCGGGCCGCTCCACGGCGTGGCCGAGGCGCGCGGCGTGATCCGGACCCTCACCCTCGAGCCGGTGGCCGCCGGCCTGTGCGCCATCGTCACCTGCACCCGCACCCACCACGTCCCGCTCGCCCGCCCCCTGGAGATCGGCCCCCGGCCCATCGACCCGGGCCAGCCCTTCCCCGACCTCGGGGGCGGGTGGGGCGAGGGCGCCGTGGTGCAGGCGCCGGCGGGCGACGTCGTGCGGGGCGTGCGGGCGTACGTCCCCGGCGACCGCCTCCGCCAGGTGCACTGGCGGGCGACCGCCCGGCTGGGCGAGCTGGTGGTCAAGGAGGCGGACGAGCCCCAGGCGCCCGCCCTCCACCTGGTCGTCGACCTGGGCGGCGGAGGCCAGGCGGGCGAGGACGCCGCCGGCCGGGCCGCCTGGTGGGCCCGCCAGGCCCTCCTGCGGGGCCATCCCCTGGTGATGACGACGGTCGAGGAGGGCCGCACGGTCGTCGCGCCGGCGCCGGTGCCGCTCGCCGTCAACCGGCGCCTGGCCCGGGCCGGGCCGGGCCACCCCGACGTCCCCCGTGTGCCACCGCCGGCCCGGGTGCTGCTGGTGACGGCCGAGGGCGACTCGTGGCGCTGA